Below is a genomic region from Mesorhizobium sp. NZP2298.
GTTGACAGCAGGGCTGATCGCGACTTCAAACATTTTGCTCTTTCCTTGTTTCAGTCCTCATCCTCGAAGGAGGGTTTCTTTTCGGCGACACCAGCTTCGGCCAGCACCTTGCGCAGCCAGGGCGGAGGACACGTTCTCAGCATCATCTGCGTGCGCAACAGCACCTCTTGGATGGTTTGTGGCTGCGGCACCTTGATTGGATGGATTTTTGCCGAAATAACCTTGGCTGCCGAAGGCCCGCCGATGGCCAGACAAAACAGCAGATGGCAGCCCTTCAGCGCCTCCACCTTCGGCATGACGCGGTCATCGCCCTCGGTCCGACGCTTCCCGCTCTCATCGGAAACGTCATCGAAGGCCACGGCTTCCACGAGATGCCACTCCTCGCGCGTCACGTCGTAGACAGCAAAGCGCTTGGCCGACCCGAAATGGGCATTGAGATTCGTCATGTCTTGCGTGGCGATGGCTACGCGCAATGCGCCTGCCCGTCGGTCCGTCATCGGTGCGTGAACCTCGTCAGTGACGAGTGAGAGGCGACGAACGGAGCTCATCTGGCATTTCTCGTTTCCGGAATGGATCAAGCGCCTCAGGCGTCGGCGCGTGCTGGTTGGCCTGAAAGATATTGGCAACATCGAAGATCAGGTCGCGGGTCCCCCGATAGAGGATTGTGAGCTTGTGCTGGCTGCCGAGCCGGTCGAAGATCGGGAAGCCGACGCGCATGAGCGGAATGCCAAGGCGTCGCGACGCCTGGCGACCGTGGGAATGTGTTACGAGAAGATCCGCGCCCGCTGCAAGAGCTTCCAAATCGCCGAGATCGCCGACCTGAACCCACTCCGCCGGTACTTTTTGCAGAATCTTCGACATATCGGTCGTCGTGACCGCCGCCGCGATGTCACAGCCCATGCCGGTGAAGAAGGTTGCGAGTTGATAGAGTTGGTCTGGTTCAGCAGCGATCGCAATTTTCTTGCCTCCGAAATGGAAATGTCCGTCGAGCAATGCATCCTCCAATTGCGCCCGGTGACGGCGAACCCGGTCCGGCACCGCCGCGCCCGAAACCGCCGATAGCAGCGAGACGAACCGGTCGACGGCCATTAATCCGGTCAGCGACTGGAACACCGCGTAAGGCACGCCGGTCAACCCGTGCAGCGTTTTCGCCGGGTGGCGCATGTGCTCGCCGATGACGATGCATTGCACGGCCGTGCCAAGCTCGCGGATTTCCTCGACGCTGGTGCCGCCATAGGTAGTGGTTACCCAGCGGTCAGGAACCGTGCCGTCGAGTGAGCCGGAGACGTCCGGCAGGATAACCGGGTTGAGCCCAAAACTTTCAACCATGTCACGCAAATGCTCGACGTCAGCGACAGTGAGGTTGCATCCGGGCAGGATCGCGATCTTCTTCGGCTGCCGGGT
It encodes:
- the nifX gene encoding nitrogen fixation protein NifX; protein product: MSSVRRLSLVTDEVHAPMTDRRAGALRVAIATQDMTNLNAHFGSAKRFAVYDVTREEWHLVEAVAFDDVSDESGKRRTEGDDRVMPKVEALKGCHLLFCLAIGGPSAAKVISAKIHPIKVPQPQTIQEVLLRTQMMLRTCPPPWLRKVLAEAGVAEKKPSFEDED
- the nifN gene encoding nitrogenase iron-molybdenum cofactor biosynthesis protein NifN, translating into MVRILRNTKSAAVNPLKSSQPLGAAFAFLGVEGAMPLFHGGQGCTSFALVLFVRHFKEAIPLQTTAMDEVATILGGADHLEEAILNLKTRTKPKLIGVCTTALVETRGEDCASDIANVKLKHAEELEGTEVVLANTPDFGGAIEEGWAKAVAAMIEGITRSGARTRQPKKIAILPGCNLTVADVEHLRDMVESFGLNPVILPDVSGSLDGTVPDRWVTTTYGGTSVEEIRELGTAVQCIVIGEHMRHPAKTLHGLTGVPYAVFQSLTGLMAVDRFVSLLSAVSGAAVPDRVRRHRAQLEDALLDGHFHFGGKKIAIAAEPDQLYQLATFFTGMGCDIAAAVTTTDMSKILQKVPAEWVQVGDLGDLEALAAGADLLVTHSHGRQASRRLGIPLMRVGFPIFDRLGSQHKLTILYRGTRDLIFDVANIFQANQHAPTPEALDPFRKREMPDELRSSPLTRH